In Mytilus edulis chromosome 13, xbMytEdul2.2, whole genome shotgun sequence, a single window of DNA contains:
- the LOC139501588 gene encoding uncharacterized protein translates to MCKILLLAIAICVTTAEICEDVDTTACERVKVIRPGMCSEPYMSKQCKRHCGNCPLAKRNPGTASQGNLTCYQCPSHIPYKGACTKTTQCQSGYVCSIKKTTVSGGHIFWPLVEMGCMLEQSCSKIGSGFGRRSAFTPYCCKNNLCNDHQPLPTTTLMPTIPPNPYCPTGFQYVSGSCYLVNLTTMTWSKAQDFCRSHGAHLADFTTRYQMGPVIQKAVIPLSSHFQHFDPHCWIDAVYSDSQHHWIWSHNSALVDYRSFTQLAHSDGITSKCAFATYAAGVTPLIFEIEVDCSRRYIPLCKVNPL, encoded by the exons ATGTGTAAAATTCTTCTTCTTG CAATAGCAATTTGTGTAACAACGGCAGAAATATGTGAAGATGTAGATACTACAGCATGTGAAAGGGTTAAAGTCATCCGACCTGGCATGTGCAGTGAACCATATATGTCAAAACAGTGTAAGAGGCATTGTGGAAATTGTC CTTTAGCGAAAAGAAACCCAGGCACAGCTAGCCAAGGGAATC TGACCTGCTACCAGTGCCCATCGCATATTCCGTATAAAGGCGCATGCACGAAAACTACACAATGTCAGTCTGGATAC GTTTGTTCCATTAAGAAGACAACAGTGTCTGGTGGTCATATATTTTGGCCTTTAGTTGAAATGGGATGTATGTTGGAACAG TCTTGCAGCAAGATAGGAAGTGGCTTTGGACGTCGATCAGCATTTACTCCGTATTGttgtaaaaataatttatgtaacgATCATCAACCTCTGCCAACTACTACACTCATGCCTACTATACCGCCAAATCCAT ATTGTCCAACTGGATTCCAATATGTCAGTGGGTCGTGTTATTTGGTGAACTTAACTACAATGACATGGTCAAAGGCACAG gaCTTTTGCCGAAGTCACGGTGCACACTTAGCTGATTTCACTACAAGATATCAGATGGGACCTGTAATACAAAAAGCAGTAATACCACTGTCATCTCATTTTCAACACTTTG atCCGCATTGTTGGATAGATGCCGTATATTCTGACAGCCAACACCACTGGATTTGGTCGCACAATTCTGCCTTAGTTGATTATCGTTCTTTTACCCAATTAGCACATAGTGATGGTATAACTTCAAAGTGTGCATTTGCTACCTATGCTGCGGGAGTTACTCCATTGATATTTGAAATCGAGGTTGATTGCAGTCGACGTTACATTCCTTTATGTAAAGTTAATCCCCTGTAA